The following are encoded together in the Ooceraea biroi isolate clonal line C1 chromosome 2, Obir_v5.4, whole genome shotgun sequence genome:
- the LOC105287932 gene encoding uncharacterized protein LOC105287932 isoform X4: MMEPPLTSKVLRAPNLKRGQENIRIQERIKLERVLGVTVSSNAALDCDATSELVAYPAGCTVVLFNPRKNSQAHVLNACRKTVTSLALAGDGKLLATGECGHMPNVRVWDISDPHNAVQIAEFPGHKYGINCVAFSPSNKYVVSVGSQHDMIVNVWDWRNNVKVASNKVSSKVKAVCFAENGNYFVTVGNRHVKFWYLEYSRSAKYKEPVPLMGRSAILGEQRNNDFVDVACGRGEMADSTYAITKTGLLCEFNNRRLLDKWVELRTSSANCMAVGDKYIFIGCAEGIVRCFSPSTLQFVTTLPRTHYLGVDVAQGLSISHMSQHPPNAKYPDAIALAFDERNNKLTCVYNDHSIYVWDVRDIRRVGKSHSFLYHSACIWGVEMYPAGPDSIGAMPPGSFITCSSDDTIRVWNMEKDISPNDTLYKRNIYSNELLKVLYVDPELTYLKDLDLAAAGSTEKSDASYDGRNGVRSIRVSPDGKHLASGDRSGNIRIHDISSLEELCLIEAHDAEVLCLEYSRFSRSLADTPRLLASASRDRLIHVFSVDQEYNFLQTLDDHSSSITAVRFFNQSNQNNQIQMVSCGADKSIIFRQLQSTPGGMPQFARGHNAQGKTTLYDMEVDSGQKHVLTACQDRNIRVYNVATGKHSKTFKGSVSDDGSLIKVVLDASGIYVATSCTDKTLCVYDYYSGECMATMVGHSELVTGLRFSPDCRHLVSASGDGCVFVWRVPHDMIVTMQARLAQQAMRAGKRPPHVNGDGIDVQLDNETYGSPPLDFLDPNANPTPQSASVDYRFSVGQLPLWAKKQINTASSTDDGAALGSNVRSLGVDLPKGRWAQRVQQGDGITVKSVYDSDEVIPFPSRSAIDSDGGVGGGGGSKDSSIDSGTETKCSSDYRRETIVSKREEEESVFRACPESFREIENETKQVIDDKVTVRSSNSMDLTRQSRSRHHTDDSSLGSFKFEDHESTEHDGDVEDYSEGENGTTGSEKSHHRLMYYPPPEDIVSNQFTVNAMDVEELRRSQRRQKRLKNAENGRTSELTASGSQDESDSEGGASTPSAERNPLSMLSEASSEGFDQLAKQSHREKYLKNAFESLSGAEEPPNRVKATSISSQFHGSTVTTKVRNAAVVNATKHARSDADVVKKREELQRRIEETRRKLQSVGYRSSLKSSQSISDLSSHIPEKHHRSSRLGTGNRSSQQSQFLKPTNPCKPMLNPKPAFKTQQLINKVQGVGSALPKLEVPNENCLSKSQTASYVSERAKATLSRPLTLTLKKTEKYKLSLNKANQSLPESPVCEELKLLKEQCKKNISRFARFAQKRRSCSYFIGLHDNAEDIESIAKSFESLPAMNERNMENLKESMDDPDEGNGNFSDDSLEGDFKNPPRRCVSDHQINLHMDDHRNYPNYQSLQRRILTGSQESVLSDASVESFSKGSAEILDYNHYDHDRHSSASFFLSRRRMQAGRSQESILTDESDYQMFPLRENCADHRSTESVLTDDSDSLVKSAPLEMLFDSHYKRKRQNSETYSGNPGNAVETATDNERGSANENELRRAVFRSKSLQDTRISKAKNDVNFAEDNAPVKTHVYYEFSLDNARKDNAMDATICDKSESTTPRGNSLQVPSTPITPMTESLMILNDFVAHKPPKPKRNSSRTQSMRNRARPSWKYLDAPLSSATGKLTVDSDSHVLSSTNPAYLDYRVTRSDLGVKRDPNNSDAIEQFLQSTVHYPERSNDDKDKFYSLQPHHRADKNVNLRDESMYGNDDSSHLTKSHYLANKIHDTGEEQTAAAGKERIHCFDDEIPTKDTGETYDSLEPGATSCDLQTMELRTADSNLRSTNERIASLDASVDVRITRAIEGTVKLLSKEFENLVRKKQYFMKEKCLRLAQETNENFAKLEAERDGRACAIKRDARLQSGGEDSDCADVSAMDRSLMESGSSTSASSCTNSPKRMWPPASRCQSHMKWTKTLPTIDQAILPTKHPYAAGSSGGRISSKVIDSEEEGGGMRRACSLSDLSVSPPNRLLHGPVQVSGKLASKNVSSTSRTVSGIANAGNQSRHASGKNHSTHITRSSSVGVLNQSDSESDAGVTTGGSNRGWNSQSGNSRMSGLMRPTISSQNKINHQNKSNTFGGNVSSILRRRGMQGAFSTVNLSQVGNQEDSSSEDTSSNGNGGKPALPPRPRSISIDHSSASLSLPGTTVRRSGSTTIVTNGRSGANMIGQNGNRMSAMNRNQLEPSPHELPVKDTDRAIDVASAELGTDKTLVSTQLCNTIADELTRTADNVVQLYKRLTIDNDDDPSREAIDRDTMLRGLESSVNETMRTLRLVVAGGESHNDGTGDSIVTNEATAKFQELLAGQDQGKVVNMMQQYSELLLTMMQQRMGGTHSSHT; this comes from the exons ATCAAACTAGAACGGGTACTAGGCGTGACTGTTTCCAGCAATGCAGCCTTGGATTGCGACGCGACCAGCGAGCTGGTCGCTTATCCAGCTGG CTGCACCGTTGTGCTGTTCAATCCACGGAAAAACAGTCAAGCGCACGTGTTGAACGCCTGTCGCAAGACGGTGACTTCTCTGGCGCTCGCCGGAGATGGCAAGCTTCTGGCTACGGGCGAATGCGGCCACATGCCGAACGTTCGTGTCTGGGATATCTCCGATCCGCATAATGCCGTGCAGATTGCAGAATTTCCCGGACACAAGTACGGCATCAACTGTGTG GCGTTCTCGCCCAGCAATAAGTACGTTGTGTCGGTCGGCTCGCAACACGACATGATCGTCAACGTGTGGGATTGGAGGAACAACGTTAAAGTAGCGTCCAACAAAGTTTCGAGCAAGGTAAAGGCCGTCTGTTTCGCGGAGAATGGTAATTATTTCGTTACTGTGGGCAACAGACACGTCAAGTTTTGGTACCTGGAATATTCGCGCAGTGCCAAG TACAAGGAACCCGTGCCTTTGATGGGCCGATCTGCCATATTAGGAGAGCAGAGGAACAACGATTTCGTTGACGTAGCCTGCGGCAGGGGGGAAATGGCCGACTCCACGTACGCGATTACCAAAACGGGTCTGTTGTGCGAATTTAATAACAGGAGGCTCTTGGACAAATGGGTTGAGCTCCGA ACGAGCAGTGCCAATTGTATGGCGGTCGGGGATAAATACATCTTTATCGGATGCGCCGAAGGAATTGTTAGATGTTTTAGTCCTAGTACGCTTCAATTTGTTACTACGCTACCAAGGACGCATTACTTGGGAGTCGATGTCGCGCAAGGATTATCTATCAG tcACATGTCTCAACATCCACCGAACGCCAAGTATCCGGACGCGATCGCGTTGGCGTTCGACGAGCGAAACAACAAGTTGACCTGCGTCTACAACGACCACAGTATCTACGTTTGGGATGTGAGGGACATTAGGCGCGTCGGCAAGTCGCATTCGTTCCTATACCATTCGGCCTGCATCTGGGGCGTCGAGATGTATCCGGCTGGTCCAGACTCGATCGGCGCGATGCCGCCCGGGAGTTTCATCACCTGCTCCAGCGACGACACGATAAGAGTCTGGAATATGGAGAAGGACATTTCGCCAAACGATACCCTGTACAAACGAAACATTTATAGCAAC GAATTGCTCAAAGTATTATACGTGGATCCGGAATTGACGTATTTGAAGGATCTAGATTTAGCTGCCGCGGGATCTACCGAGAAGAGCGACGCGTCCTATGACGGTCGTAACGGTGTAAGATCGATAAGGGTCAGTCCTGACGGCAAACACCTCGCCTCCGGAGATAG ATCCGGCAACATTAGGATTCACGACATCTCGTCGTTGGAGGAACTGTGCTTAATAGAGGCACACGATGCCGAAGTGTTGTGTCTTGAATATTCAAGGTTCTCGCGATCTTTGGCGGATACTCCCAGATTGTTGGCGAGCGCCTCGCGAGATCGGCTGATTCACGTTTTCAGCGTAGATCAGGAATACAATTTCCTACAGACGCTCGACGATCACAGTTCTTCCATTACCGCCGTCAGATTTTTCAACCAATCGAATCAGAATAATCAGATACAGATGGTATCCTGTGGCGCTGATAAGAGCATTATTTTTAGACAGTTGCAATCG ACACCAGGTGGTATGCCACAGTTCGCCAGAGGCCACAACGCTCAGGGAAAGACTACGCTGTACGACATGGAAGTCGATTCCGGACAGAAACACGTCCTAACTGCCTGTCAAGATAGAAACATTAGAGTTTACAATGTTGCCACGGGTAAACACAGCAAAACTTTTAAAGGCTCCGTTAGCGACGACGGCTCGCTGATAAAAGTCGTTCTAG ATGCATCCGGTATTTACGTAGCTACCTCGTGTACAGACAAAACGCTGTGCGTGTACGATTATTACAGCGGCGAGTGTATGGCCACTATGGTCGGTCACTCGGAACTGGTGACGGGTCTGCGTTTCAGTCCAGATTGTCGTCACCTCGTATCCGCGAGCGGTGACGGCTGTGTGTTCGTGTGGCGCGTTCCGCACGACATGATCGTAACCATGCAGGCTCGCCTCGCTCAGCAAGCGATGCGCGCGGGCAA GAGACCGCCTCATGTCAACGGTGACGGAATCGATGTGCAACTGGATAACGAAACCTACGGGTCGCCTCCACTAGATTTTCTCGATCCCAATGCCAATCCGACGCCTCAAAGTGCCAGCGTCGATTACAGATTCAGCGTGGGTCAATTACCATTGTGGGCGAAGAAACAGATAAATACCGCGAGCAGTACCGACGACGGTGCGGCGCTCGGCTCGAACGTCAGGTCCCTCGGTGTCGATTTACCTAAGGGAAGATGGGCGCAACGTGTGCAACAAGGCGACGGTATCACCGTGAAGTCAGTCTACGACAGCGACGAAGTTATACCATTTCCGTCGCGCAGTGCCATTGACTCGGATGGCGGCgtcggtggcggtggtggttcGAAGGACAGTTCCATCGACAGCGGCACGGAGACGAAGTGCAGTAGCGATTATCGCCGGGAAACGATTGTTAGTAAAAGG gaagaagaggagagtgTATTTCGAGCTTGTCCGGAAAGTTTTAGAGAAATcgagaacgaaacgaaacag GTGATTGATGATAAGGTGACCGTAAGAAGTAGCAATAGTATGGATTTGACACGTCAATCGAGGAGCCGTCATCACACCGACGACAGCAGTCTTGGCAGCTTTAAATTTGAG GATCACGAAAGCACTGAACATGATGGGGACGTTGAGGATTATTCCGAAGGAGAAAATGGAACGACTGGTTCGGAAAAGTCACACCACAGATTAATGTACTATCCTCCGCCAGAAGATATCGTGTCAAACCAGTTTACCGTTAACGCGATGGACGTGGAGGAGCTTCGAAG GTCACAAAGGCGGCAGAAAAGGTTGAAAAACGCGGAAAATGGCCGGACGAGCGAATTAACCGCATCTGGCAGTCAGGACGAGTCCGACTCGGAAGGCGGAGCGTCGACTCCTAGCGCCGAGAGAAATCCGCTGTCCATGTTGTCCGAGGCCAGCTCGGAAGGTTTCGATCAGCTGGCCAAGCAGAGTCACAGAGAAAAGTATTTGAAGAATGCCTTCGAGTCCCTCAGCGGAGCCGAGGAGCCTCCGAATCGCGTAAAAGCGACGAGTATCAGCTCGCAGTTCCACGGAAG CACCGTAACAACCAAAGTACGCAACGCGGCGGTGGTTAATGCGACTAAACACGCGAGAAGCGATGCCGACGTCGTGAAAAAGCGGGAGGAGTTGCAAAGAAGGATAGAAGAAACTAGAAGGAAATTGCAAAGC GTCGGCTACAGGTCATCACTGAAATCCAGTCAGAGCATATCCGACTTGAGCAGCCACATACCGGAGAAGCATCATCGTTCGAGCAGACTCGGCACAGGTAACAGATCCAGTCAACAGAGCCAATTTCTAAAACCGACTAATCCCTGCAAGCCCATGCTAAATCCAAAGCCCGCGTTTAAAACCCAGCAACTCATTAATAAGGTCCAAGGTGTGGGGAGTGCATTACCTAAGCTAGAAGTACCAAATGAAAACTGCTTGTCGAAAAGTCAGACTGCCTCATACGTcagcgagagagcgaaagcGACTCTTAGCCGTCCGTTAACGCTGACATTAAAGAAAACTGAAAAGTACAAGCTGTCCTTGAATAAGGCTAATCAGTCTTTACCCGAATCTCCCGTATGCGAAGAATTGAAGCTGCTAAAGGAGCAATGCAAGAAGAACATCAGCCGGTTCGCGAGATTTGCTCAAAAGAGAAGATCTTGCAGCTACTTTATCGGTTTGCACGACAACGCGGAGGATATCGAGAGCATTGCCAAGTCCTTCGAGAGCTTGCCCGCCATGAACGAGCGTAACATGGAAAATCTCAAAGAGAGCATGGACGACCCTGATGAGGGGAATGGTAATTTCAGCGATGACTCGTTGGAGGGAGACTTTAAGAATCCACCTCGACGTTGCGTCAGCGACCATCAGATAAACCTTCACATGGATGATCATCGAAATTATCCCAATTATCAGAGTCTCCAAAGGCGGATCTTGACCGGCTCTCAAGAGAGCGTGCTCTCCGACGCGTCCGTTGAATCGTTCTCGAAAGGAAGCGCCGAGATCCTGGATTACAATCACTACGATCACGACAGACACTCGAGTGCGAGTTTCTTCCTATCCCGACGTAGGATGCAAGCGGGCAGAAGCCAAGAGAGTATATTGACCGACGAGTCGGATTATCAGATGTTCCCGTTGCGCGAAAACTGCGCCGACCACAGAAGCACGGAGAGCGTGTTGACCGACGATTCGGACTCTCTGGTGAAATCCGCCCCGTTGGAGATGTTGTTCGACTCGCACTACAAGCGCAAGAGGCAAAACTCGGAAACCTACAGCGGTAATCCTGGTAATGCCGTAGAGACCGCTACGGATAACGAGCGAGGTTCTGCCAACGAGAACGAGTTACGCAGGGCGGTGTTTAGATCCAAGTCCTTGCAAGATACTAGAATCAGCAAAGCAAAGAACGACGTCAATTTCGCGGAGGATAACGCGCCGGTAAAAACTCATGTTTACTATGAATTTAGTCTTGACAATGCACGTAAGGACAACGCGATGGACGCGACGATTTGCGACAAATCTGAAAGTACGACCCCACGTGGCAACAGTCTGCAAGTACCGTCGACGCCGATCACACCGATGACCGAGTCGCTGATGATCTTGAACGACTTTGTCGCTCACAAGCCGCCGAAACCCAAAAGAAACTCGTCTCGCACACAGAGTATGCGCAACCGAGCCAGACCGAGCTGGAAATACCTGGACGCACCGCTCTCGTCGGCCACCGGAAAACTCACCGTCGACTCCGATAGCCACGTGTTATCTTCCACGAATCCGGCTTATTTGGACTATCGAGTTACACGAAGCGATCTAGGAGTCAAACGAGATCCGAACAATTCAGACGCGATCGAACAGTTTCTACAGTCGACGGTGCACTATCCGGAACGATCCAACGACGACAAAGACAAGTTCTACAGCTTGCAGCCACATCATCGCGCCGACAAGAACGTTAATTTGCGGGACGAATCGATGTACGGCAACGACGATTCCTCGCATCTAACGAAGAGCCATTATCTAGCCAACAAGATCCACGACACGGGCGAAGAACAAACTGCAGCTGCCGGCAAGGAACGAATCCACTGCTTCGACGACGAGATCCCGACGAAGGATACCGGCGAGACGTACGACTCGTTAGAGCCTGGCGCGACCTCGTGCGACCTGCAAACGATGGAGCTGCGGACTGCCGACTCGAATTTACGGTCCACCAACGAGCGGATCGCGAGCCTGGACGCGAGCGTAGACGTCAGGATAACTCGCGCCATCGAGGGTACCGTGAAATTGCTGTCGAAAGAGTTTGAGAACCTAGTTAGAAAAAAACAGTACTTTATGAAGGAGAAATGTTTGCGACTGGCGCAAGAGACGAACGAGAACTTCGCCAAGTTGGAGGCCGAGCGAGACGGTAGAGCTTGCGCGATCAAGCGTGACGCACGACTACAATCGGGCGGCGAGGACAGCGATTGCGCCGACGTATCAGCGATGGACAGATCACTGATGGAGAGCGGCTCTTCCACGTCCGCCTCGAGTTGCACTAATTCGCCCAAGAGAATGTGGCCACCCGCGTCGCGATGTCAAAGTCACATGAAGTGGACGAAAACTTTGCCGACGATAGACCAAGCGATTCTTCCTACCAAGCATCCTTACGCAG CTGGCAGTAGTGGGGGGCGAATCTCGTCAAAAGTTATTGACAGTGAAGAAGAAGGGGGTGGCATGAGACGCGCCTGTTCGCTGAGCGATCTATCCGTCAGCCCTCCCAACAGGTTACTGCATGGTCCTGTACAag TTTCAGGAAAATTAGCAAGCAAAAATGTGAGCTCAACGTCAAGAACAGTCTCTGGGATTGCCAATGCTGGCAATCAGTCCAGACATGCTTCTGGAAAAAATCATTCGACTCATATAACGAGAAGCAGTAGCGTTGGTGTCTTGAACCAG AGCGATTCAGAATCGGATGCCGGTGTAACCACCGGGGGAAGTAATAGAGGATGGAACAGTCAATCGGGCAATAGCAGAATGAGCGGTTTAATGAGGCCAACCATCAGTTCTCAGAATAAAATCAACcatcaaaataaatcaaacACCTTTGGTGGCAATGTTTCGTCGATATTGAGAAGGCGTGGAATGCAAGGAGCTTTCTCAACTg TTAACCTGAGTCAAGTAGGAAATCAAGAGGACTCAAGTTCCGAGGATACATCTTCGAATGGAAACGGAGGAAAACCAGCGTTACCGCCGAGGCCTAGAAGTATCAGTATTGATCATTCCTCTGCTAG TTTAAGTTTACCCGGTACGACGGTGAGAAGATCTGGCTCAACGACTATCGTGACGAATGGTCGAAGCGGTGCCAACATGATTGGGCAAAACGGAAACAGGATGTCCGCGATGAACAGGAATCAACTGGAACCTAGTCCGCACGAGTTACCGGTGAAAGACACGGATCGTGCTATCGATGTAGCTAGTGCCGAAT TAGGCACGGATAAGACATTAG TATCCACCCAACTGTGCAACACGATCGCGGACGAGCTCACGCGAACCGCGGACAACGTCGTGCAGCTGTATAAGCGTTTGACGAtagacaacgacgatgacccCTCGAGAGAAGCGATCGACCGGGACACCATGCTACGAGGATTGGAATCATCCGTCAACGAGACTATGCGTACTCTACGACTGGTCGTCGCCGGTGGTGAGAGCCATAACGATGGAACTGGCGACAGTATCGTCACGAATGAAGCCACCGCCAAATTTCAAGAATTACTCGCGGGTCAGGATCAGGGCAAGGTAGTTAACATGATGCAGCAGTACTCCGAGCTGCTCTTAACTATGATGCAGCAAAGGATGGGAGGGACTCACTCAAGTCACACGTAA